From one bacterium genomic stretch:
- a CDS encoding sodium:solute symporter: protein MQKFYLVDKIILIGYFLGITLFGLYFRKKSNTAEGFMITKNKIPSWAVGLSILGTFVSSITFLAYPGQAYNFNWDAYLFTLTLPIGAIAAALVFIPLYRNKIGVASYAYLEQRFGGWARIYASVSYLFGQITRVGMILFLLSLPLHNLTGWSYPTIIIATGLCVIIYTMFGGMEAVIWTDVIQVIILFGGALVAVLFILFGMPEGPGQ from the coding sequence ATGCAAAAATTTTATCTTGTTGACAAGATCATCCTCATCGGCTATTTTCTCGGCATCACGCTGTTCGGATTGTATTTCCGGAAGAAAAGCAACACCGCTGAAGGCTTTATGATCACCAAGAACAAGATTCCCAGCTGGGCGGTGGGACTTTCCATCCTGGGCACCTTTGTCAGCAGCATCACCTTTTTAGCCTATCCTGGTCAGGCCTATAACTTTAACTGGGATGCCTACCTGTTTACCTTGACGCTTCCCATCGGCGCTATCGCCGCCGCGCTCGTCTTTATTCCGCTATATCGTAATAAAATCGGCGTGGCGTCCTACGCTTATTTGGAGCAACGGTTTGGCGGCTGGGCGCGCATCTATGCCAGCGTCAGCTATCTCTTCGGTCAGATCACCCGCGTCGGTATGATCCTGTTCCTGCTGTCGCTGCCATTGCATAATCTCACCGGCTGGTCTTATCCAACCATTATTATCGCCACCGGTCTTTGCGTGATCATCTACACCATGTTCGGCGGCATGGAGGCCGTGATCTGGACCGATGTCATTCAGGTGATTATTTTGTTCGGAGGCGCTCTGGTGGCTGTGCTTTTTATCCTTTTCGGCATGCCGGAAGGACCTGGTCAATT